Proteins found in one Aquibium microcysteis genomic segment:
- a CDS encoding ABC transporter ATP-binding protein: MLDITAVSKRFGALTVADGVTFSLAPGEALGIIGPNGAGKSTLFNLITGNLRVDGGRIVFDGSDVTTAPPMQRCLMGIGRTFQIPQPFVKLTVFENLLVAGAFGSSARETEVAARCADILEKTGLIGRANVPAGQLSLLERKRLELARALATDPKVLLLDEIAGGLTEGECTALVATIRDIHAAGMSIIWIEHVLHALTSVVERLLVLDFGKVIGMGRPDDIMASKAVHEIYLGLEA, from the coding sequence GTGCTCGACATTACGGCCGTCAGCAAGCGCTTCGGCGCCCTGACGGTGGCCGACGGCGTGACGTTCTCGCTCGCGCCCGGCGAAGCGCTCGGCATCATCGGGCCGAACGGCGCCGGCAAGTCGACGCTGTTCAACCTGATCACCGGCAATCTGCGGGTCGATGGCGGGCGGATCGTCTTCGACGGCAGTGACGTCACGACTGCTCCGCCGATGCAGCGCTGCCTCATGGGGATCGGTCGCACCTTCCAGATCCCGCAGCCCTTCGTGAAGCTGACGGTGTTCGAGAACCTGCTCGTGGCCGGCGCCTTCGGCTCAAGCGCGCGGGAGACGGAGGTGGCGGCACGCTGCGCCGACATCCTCGAGAAGACCGGACTGATCGGCCGTGCCAACGTGCCTGCGGGCCAGCTCTCGCTGCTCGAGCGCAAGCGGCTGGAACTGGCCCGCGCGCTCGCCACCGATCCGAAGGTGCTGCTGCTCGACGAGATCGCCGGCGGCCTGACGGAGGGCGAATGCACGGCGCTGGTGGCCACCATCCGCGACATCCACGCCGCCGGCATGTCGATCATCTGGATCGAGCACGTGCTGCATGCGCTGACCTCGGTGGTCGAGCGGCTGCTCGTGCTCGATTTCGGCAAGGTGATCGGCATGGGCAGGCCGGACGACATCATGGCGTCGAAGGCGGTCCACGAGATCTATCTGGGGCTGGAGGCATGA
- a CDS encoding dioxygenase yields MGSIAFSEGSSSDIVGERLSRCGQDDLIRGLTAVVTHLHQVVRDVRPSAGQWRAAVDFLTEVGHAADERRQEWVLLSDLLGVTALVEEINSQRPKGATPNTPRGPFYRADAPRLPLGADICLDGKGEPLGVSGQIRDLDGQPIGGATIETWQANPQGFYENQQPDLQPEFNLRGVFQTGADGRFAWRTVKPAGYRVPDDGPVGQLLGRIGYPLRRPAHLHFLVRAAGFDTVTTQVYDPADPDVHEDAIFGVKPELIGDFRPHRDPGGCHLWSLEFDFVLVRTRPGNRRTGDDTTCMQKL; encoded by the coding sequence GTGGGAAGCATCGCCTTCAGCGAGGGGAGTTCGTCCGACATCGTCGGCGAGCGCCTGTCGCGTTGCGGTCAGGACGATCTGATCCGGGGGTTGACCGCGGTGGTGACGCATCTGCACCAGGTGGTGCGGGACGTCCGGCCCAGTGCCGGGCAGTGGCGGGCCGCGGTGGATTTCCTGACCGAGGTCGGCCACGCCGCCGACGAGCGGCGCCAGGAATGGGTGCTCCTGTCCGATCTGCTCGGTGTGACGGCGCTCGTCGAGGAGATCAATTCGCAGCGGCCCAAAGGAGCGACGCCCAACACGCCGCGCGGGCCCTTCTACCGCGCCGACGCGCCGCGCCTGCCGCTGGGCGCCGACATCTGCCTCGACGGCAAGGGAGAGCCGCTCGGCGTCTCCGGCCAGATCCGCGATCTCGACGGACAGCCGATCGGCGGCGCGACGATCGAGACCTGGCAGGCCAATCCGCAGGGCTTCTACGAGAACCAGCAGCCCGACCTGCAGCCGGAGTTCAACCTGCGCGGCGTCTTCCAGACCGGGGCGGACGGGCGCTTCGCCTGGAGGACCGTCAAGCCCGCCGGCTACCGGGTGCCCGACGACGGTCCGGTCGGACAGTTGCTCGGCCGCATCGGCTACCCGCTGCGGCGCCCGGCGCATCTCCACTTCCTCGTCAGGGCCGCGGGCTTCGATACGGTCACCACGCAGGTCTACGATCCTGCCGATCCGGACGTCCACGAGGATGCGATCTTCGGGGTGAAGCCGGAGCTGATCGGCGATTTCCGCCCCCATCGCGACCCGGGCGGGTGCCACCTCTGGTCGCTCGAGTTCGACTTCGTCCTGGTCCGCACCCGGCCGGGCAACCGCCGTACCGGCGACGACACGACATGCATGCAGAAGCTCTGA
- a CDS encoding maleylacetate reductase → MTPIRPFVFPGLRSRVIFGAGSIGQAAAEVERLGRSRALVLSTPNQEADAGALAARLGPLAAASFCEAAMHTPVEVTERALAVFDAAKADCVVALGGGSTIGLGKAIATRTGADQLVIPTTYAGSEMTDILGETAGGEKITRRDPSILPETVIYDVDLTLTLPVAMTVTSGLNALAHAAEALYAVDRNPVISLMSAEAVRALAEALPTVLRDPSDVEARGRAQYGAWLCGIALGGSAMALHHKLCHTLGGSFGTPHAETHAILLPHTVGFNAAAVPGLLAPIADAFGDTAGRGLFGFAQALGAPTRLADLGLSEADLDRAAELATERPYTNPRPFDRQQIRSLLQDAWAGRSPPH, encoded by the coding sequence ATGACTCCGATCCGGCCCTTCGTCTTTCCCGGCCTGCGCTCGCGGGTGATCTTCGGCGCCGGCAGCATCGGGCAGGCTGCAGCCGAGGTGGAGCGGCTCGGCCGTTCGCGCGCCCTCGTGCTGTCGACGCCGAACCAGGAGGCCGACGCCGGCGCGCTCGCCGCGCGGCTCGGTCCGCTCGCGGCCGCGAGCTTCTGCGAGGCCGCCATGCACACGCCGGTCGAGGTCACAGAGCGGGCGCTCGCCGTCTTCGACGCGGCGAAGGCGGATTGCGTGGTTGCGCTCGGCGGCGGCTCGACGATCGGGCTCGGCAAGGCCATTGCGACGCGGACCGGCGCCGATCAGCTCGTCATTCCCACCACCTATGCCGGCTCCGAGATGACCGACATCCTGGGTGAGACCGCCGGGGGCGAGAAGATCACCCGCCGGGACCCCTCGATCTTGCCCGAGACCGTCATCTACGACGTCGACCTGACGCTGACGCTGCCCGTGGCCATGACGGTGACGTCCGGCCTCAATGCGCTCGCCCATGCCGCCGAGGCGCTTTACGCGGTCGACCGCAATCCGGTGATTTCGCTGATGTCGGCCGAGGCCGTCCGGGCGCTGGCCGAGGCGCTGCCCACCGTCCTGCGCGACCCGTCCGACGTGGAGGCCCGCGGTCGCGCGCAATACGGCGCATGGCTCTGCGGCATCGCGCTCGGCGGTTCGGCAATGGCGCTGCACCACAAGCTCTGCCACACGCTGGGCGGCAGCTTCGGGACGCCGCACGCCGAGACGCACGCGATCCTGCTGCCGCACACGGTCGGCTTCAACGCGGCCGCCGTCCCCGGACTGCTCGCTCCAATCGCCGACGCCTTCGGCGACACCGCCGGGCGCGGCCTGTTCGGCTTCGCGCAGGCGCTCGGCGCGCCGACGAGGCTCGCCGATCTCGGCCTTTCGGAGGCCGACCTCGACCGCGCGGCGGAGTTGGCGACCGAAAGACCTTATACCAATCCCCGGCCTTTCGACCGGCAGCAGATCCGATCGCTCCTCCAGGATGCCTGGGCGGGGCGGTCGCCGCCGCACTGA
- a CDS encoding VOC family protein → MALISGYHHVTMSVDGAQEDFDFFTGTLGMKSIKKTVLFDGTTPVYHLYYGNDAGDASTIVTTFPFRKPGVFGRRGTNQSKIIQLSVPRQSLDFWEDRLNAAGFKAGRTERFGLPRVAFAHPSGIPHELVAAEKDDRRSIVSDGISAENGIKGIYGVGIAVFDRTSMDDFMSVGMGMEKLGEDGANLKFTLPGAEATTAVEVLHEPDTPQGTWTLAGGTIHHLALDTGNEENQLKLKAHLEGLGFTDVSDQKDRNYFKSCYVRSPGGALFEIAWTVPQGWAMDEPAGQTGRTLVFPPWFEDRKAEMIAGLEEFRW, encoded by the coding sequence ATGGCACTGATCAGCGGATACCACCACGTCACCATGAGCGTCGACGGCGCCCAGGAGGATTTCGATTTCTTCACCGGCACGCTCGGCATGAAGTCGATCAAGAAGACCGTTCTCTTCGACGGCACCACGCCCGTCTACCACCTCTATTACGGCAACGACGCCGGCGATGCCTCCACCATCGTCACCACCTTCCCCTTCCGCAAGCCGGGCGTGTTCGGCCGACGCGGCACCAACCAGTCGAAGATCATCCAGCTCTCCGTCCCGCGCCAGAGCCTCGACTTCTGGGAGGACCGGCTCAATGCCGCCGGCTTCAAGGCCGGGCGGACCGAGCGCTTCGGCCTGCCCCGCGTCGCCTTCGCCCATCCGAGCGGCATCCCGCACGAACTGGTGGCGGCCGAGAAGGACGACCGACGGTCCATCGTCTCCGACGGCATTTCCGCCGAGAACGGCATCAAGGGCATCTACGGCGTCGGCATCGCGGTGTTCGACCGCACCTCGATGGACGACTTCATGAGCGTCGGCATGGGCATGGAGAAGCTCGGCGAGGACGGTGCGAACCTGAAGTTCACGCTGCCCGGCGCCGAGGCGACCACGGCCGTGGAGGTGCTGCACGAGCCCGACACGCCGCAGGGCACCTGGACGCTCGCCGGCGGCACGATCCACCACCTGGCGCTGGATACCGGGAACGAGGAGAACCAGCTGAAGCTGAAGGCGCATCTCGAAGGGCTCGGCTTCACCGACGTCTCCGACCAGAAGGACCGCAACTACTTCAAGTCCTGCTACGTCCGCTCGCCGGGCGGTGCCCTGTTCGAGATCGCCTGGACGGTGCCGCAGGGCTGGGCGATGGACGAGCCGGCCGGCCAGACCGGCCGCACGCTGGTCTTCCCGCCCTGGTTCGAGGATCGCAAGGCCGAGATGATCGCCGGGCTCGAAGAGTTCCGCTGGTAG
- a CDS encoding alpha/beta hydrolase, whose translation MAQLHDTPLRFGVPAREAARLCVFVHGRGQTPEEMVAHVLGRLPDDDTHFILPRAPGGAWYDARAVDPASATTLAQLEAALDAVDACIAMASADGVPAERPVLAGFSQGACVVIEHAMRRNRPLGALAALTGCRVGPPTEASPRRRLDGLPVYLSGSDADPWIPASAAFAAAADLAACGARLRAESFPGRDHAVCDAEIEAFAVLLTQVDEAMP comes from the coding sequence TTGGCGCAGCTCCACGACACGCCCCTGAGGTTCGGCGTCCCGGCCCGGGAAGCTGCGCGGCTGTGCGTGTTCGTCCATGGCCGCGGACAGACGCCGGAGGAGATGGTCGCCCATGTCCTCGGGCGCCTGCCCGACGACGACACGCACTTCATCCTTCCGCGCGCACCGGGCGGAGCCTGGTACGATGCCCGCGCCGTCGATCCGGCCTCCGCGACGACGCTGGCGCAGCTCGAGGCGGCGCTCGACGCCGTCGACGCCTGCATCGCGATGGCTTCGGCGGACGGCGTGCCGGCGGAGCGGCCGGTCCTCGCCGGCTTCTCGCAGGGTGCCTGCGTGGTCATCGAGCATGCCATGCGGCGCAACCGCCCGCTCGGAGCGCTGGCCGCGCTGACCGGCTGCCGGGTCGGACCGCCGACGGAAGCCTCGCCGCGGCGCCGGCTCGACGGCCTTCCCGTCTATCTGTCGGGCAGCGACGCCGACCCCTGGATCCCGGCTTCCGCGGCCTTCGCGGCGGCGGCCGATCTCGCCGCCTGCGGGGCGCGGCTGCGGGCCGAGAGTTTCCCGGGCCGCGACCATGCCGTGTGCGACGCCGAGATCGAGGCTTTCGCCGTGCTTCTGACACAAGTCGACGAGGCGATGCCATGA
- a CDS encoding ABC transporter substrate-binding protein, which produces MITRRTLLRNAAATGVLAGTSGLAMPALAQNRAVRLGYVSPQTGPLAAFAEADKFVIDSFMSATKAAGLNIEVIVKDSQSNPNRAAEVANELIVSDEIDLMLVASTPETTNPVTTTCEAEEMPCISTMAPWQPWFIGQQGNPGDPASWQPFESSFHFFWGLEDVIAVFTNMWAQVETNKQVGGLFPNDGDGNAWGDPNVGFPPVLKEKGYTLTDPGRYQNLTDDFSAQINAFKAGDIQIVTGVMIPPDFTTFWNQAKQQGFTPKVASMGKAILFPQAVEALGNAGHNLSSEVWWSPSHPFTSSLTGETSAQVAAGFSAATSRPWTQPIGFIHALFEVAVDVVKRAGDPTDRDAVVAAIAATKLDTLVGPVTWDGANLPPFAQKNVAKTPLVGGQWRLKDGGGYDLVVVDNATAPNIPTGGRMEAIS; this is translated from the coding sequence ATGATCACCAGAAGAACATTGCTGCGAAATGCAGCCGCGACCGGGGTACTCGCCGGCACCTCCGGCCTCGCCATGCCGGCGCTGGCCCAGAACCGGGCGGTCCGGCTCGGCTATGTCAGTCCGCAGACCGGCCCGCTCGCCGCCTTCGCCGAGGCGGACAAGTTCGTCATCGACAGCTTCATGTCGGCCACGAAGGCTGCCGGTCTGAACATCGAGGTCATCGTCAAGGACAGCCAGTCCAACCCCAACCGCGCGGCCGAAGTGGCCAATGAACTCATCGTCAGCGACGAGATCGACCTGATGCTCGTCGCCTCGACGCCGGAGACCACCAACCCCGTCACCACCACCTGCGAGGCCGAGGAGATGCCCTGCATCTCGACCATGGCGCCGTGGCAGCCGTGGTTCATCGGCCAGCAGGGCAATCCCGGCGATCCCGCCTCCTGGCAGCCCTTCGAGAGTTCCTTCCACTTCTTCTGGGGACTGGAGGACGTCATCGCCGTCTTCACCAACATGTGGGCGCAGGTCGAGACCAACAAACAGGTCGGCGGCCTCTTCCCCAACGATGGCGACGGCAATGCCTGGGGCGATCCGAACGTCGGTTTCCCGCCGGTCCTCAAGGAGAAGGGCTACACGCTGACCGATCCGGGCCGCTACCAGAACCTGACGGACGACTTCTCGGCCCAGATCAACGCCTTCAAGGCCGGCGACATCCAGATCGTCACCGGCGTGATGATCCCGCCGGACTTCACGACCTTCTGGAACCAGGCCAAGCAGCAGGGCTTCACGCCGAAGGTCGCCTCGATGGGCAAGGCGATTCTCTTCCCGCAGGCGGTCGAGGCGCTCGGCAATGCCGGCCACAATCTGTCGTCGGAAGTCTGGTGGTCCCCCAGCCACCCGTTCACGTCGTCCCTCACCGGGGAGACTTCCGCGCAGGTCGCCGCAGGGTTCAGTGCGGCCACGAGCCGTCCCTGGACGCAGCCGATCGGCTTCATCCACGCGCTGTTCGAGGTCGCCGTCGACGTCGTCAAGCGGGCCGGCGATCCGACCGACCGCGACGCGGTGGTAGCGGCCATCGCGGCGACGAAACTCGACACGCTGGTCGGGCCGGTCACCTGGGACGGCGCCAACCTGCCGCCCTTCGCCCAGAAGAACGTCGCCAAGACGCCGCTGGTCGGCGGCCAGTGGCGGCTGAAGGACGGCGGCGGCTACGACCTCGTCGTCGTGGACAATGCGACCGCGCCGAACATTCCGACCGGCGGCCGCATGGAAGCGATTTCCTGA